From the Desulfopila inferna genome, the window TGAAATGTTCTACAATAGCAAAAGATATCATTCATACCTTGGCTATCTCAGTCCAATGGATTTTGAGAAATTGTCAGTTATGAAAAAAGCAGCTTAGGAATATGTCCGTTTTTACTGGACCACATCACAGCAGAGGGATAATAGAGAGGCACCAATAGGTGTTCAGGAAAGAGGAAGTACGTTCCCACCTCTCTGCAAATGCCATGTGTTGAACCACCCATGATTTTTACCGATTATCGGGCCACTCAATCGACACAATTGCTTACTTCCCAGCTCCACTAGAGACATGTGTTGCTGGTACAGGATTTTAAAAGTGTAGTCCTCTATATTTTCCGCCACCTCACTCGCCACTCACCAAAAAAATCATGTATGTAATGGCCAGACAGTCAAAACGAATCTGACCTGTAATTGTAATTGATTGATCAAATCTCTCCTCCCAATCACCATCATCATGCGATCAGTTTGAGACCTGATTGGCCAGCAGAGACAAGTGATGTGGATAGTACATAGCCTCACGTGTGAGAGGTCTTAATATTCTGAAATAGCATGATAAAAGCAGATTTTTTTAAGGGCAGTGGTAAAACACGCTAAATAGATAGGATGACTGGCTGCTTTAGAGTCCATTTAGGTGTTGACCCTAAACGGACTTGAGGTGTGCCTACCCGCCATTAAAGAATATGCTATATTTTTTGAATATATTTGTAATTTTTTATTCAAGCATCAATTTGTCTATTATCAAGAGAAAGGGATAAAACACGCAAACACCAAATATGAAAATATATTC encodes:
- a CDS encoding IS3 family transposase → EMFYNSKRYHSYLGYLSPMDFEKLSVMKKAA